Within Deltaproteobacteria bacterium, the genomic segment TCCCGTATTTAACAATTTGCCTTCCCGCTTGGCCTGCGCTCGCATCTTCCTGGCTATCGAAGGTCGCCCATCGGTTATCGGAACGATCTTGATCACTCGTCCGGAAACCACATAATTGCCGGGTTCCAGATTTAGCAAGGGATTTTTCATTCCAATTCCTCTGATAGTTTGATGATGCGCCAGCAGTGGTTTGCATGCTTTGGATATAGGGATCGGAGCGTGACCGGCGCCGAACGACCGCAAGCCCATGGCGGAAGGACAAAGATTGAATCGTTCGGTTTCCATACATATCGGTTTCCATACATAGTAGACGTAAACAGTTGCTACGGTCAAGAGGGGCGGGGCGATCGAAGCCATTTTCCCGATGCGCCTGCCGGATCCCCCTCCGGATCTTGGTCCTATGTTGGGCCGGCGGATGCATGAGGCATCCGGAGCGGATTTCAGCACGATCAAGAGCAAGAAGTGGAAACCGGTTGCATTCGATAGGTCCTATTGGAGGAAGTGGATGTACCCGAACATATCCGATCTTGCCGGGACGGGTTTCCGAGGGAGAAGCGAAGTCTGGTTGCAACCGGCGAAGTGTTGGTTTAGCATATATTGAGTGTCCCGGTTTGTTCGGGATCGGCGATTTCGATTATGATTCCGGCCGTCCGGATGAGTCGAGAGAAGAAAGGAACCGGCGGGGCCGGGTGAATTCGAAACGAATATGTATAAAGCTGAACGCGGCAATGACAAAATGAGTACGATGCAAGGCAACGGCCCGAAGGAAGGGCCCAAAACGGTCCAGGGCATCAAAAAGCGGCGAGCGTCAGGCAGATGGGGGTGGAGGCTCCTGTATATCTTTTTGACGGTGTTGGTGCTTTGCGCCGGAACTCTGACGATGGGTTATTTCTATTTTACGCATGACCTGCCCAAACTATTTACGGTGGAGGATTATAATCCCCCTGTAATCAGTCGGGTATACGACGTGAACCAGCGACTGGTCGGAGAGTTCTACAGAGAGATGCGTGATTTGGCGCCCTTGTCCAAGATGCCGGATCTGTTGATCAAGGCTTTTGTGGCTGCGGAGGACGATCGATTCTTTCAGCATCCGGGCATTGATTTGACCGGGATTCTGAGAGCGGTGATTAAGAATATCGTGGCGGGCCGGAAGATTCAGGGAGGCAGCACGATCACCCAGCAGGTGACCCGTTCATTATTGCTTTCGCCGGAGAAAAGCTACACCCGTAAGATCAAAGAACTCATACTCGCCTACAGAATCGAGAATCGTCTGAGCAAGGAGGATATTCTATATATTTACTTGAATCAGATCTACCTCGGACACGGTGCGTATGGTGTGGAGGCGGCCAGCCATGTCTATTTTGGAAAATCCGTAGGAGATCTCAACCTGGCTGAATGCGCTCTGCTGGCAGGCCTGCCGCGTGCGCCCAACCGATACTCGCCGATACGGGATCCGGAAAAGGCCGGAGAGCGACAGGCATACGTACTGAGACGCATGGTGGAAGAGGGGTATATCACTCAGGCGCAGGCTGACGCAGCAAAAGCCGGACCCTTGCGTCCGGCCGCGAATGGAGAGGCTCCGTTCGACCAGGCTCCTTATTTTACGGAGTACGTCCGCCGGCATCTCGAAGAGGTATACGGAGCCACTCAGCTGTTCGAGGGCGGGCTCAGAGTGTATACGACGTTGGATCTGCGTCTTCAGGAAGTGGCTCAGGAGGCGATTCAAAGAGGGGTTGACGCCCTGGATAAACGCATCGGCTATCGCGGCCCCATAGAGTCCGTAGCAAAAAACCGACGAGATGAATTTTGCAGTGAACTGCTAAAACAGGACCTCAAGGAAGGGGAGATTGTTCACGGGTTAGTGACGGGCGTGGATGATAAGAACCAGCGCGTCACGGTGTGCCTCGGACAAGCCACCGGCATCATTGAAATGGAACGCATGAAGTGGGCCCGTAAACCAAACCCTGAAATCGCTTCCGACTATGCCGCGATCAAGAAACCTTCACAAGCGTTGAAGTCGGGAGACCACATTCTCGTCAAAGTGCTGGCGATTCCGGACAAAGAAACCCCTGCACAGCAAGGGGCGGCCCCAAAGCCGCTGATCTTGGCGCTGGAGCAAGAGCCGGAACCGCAAGCCGCCTTGCTCTGCATGGACGGGTATACGGGTGAGATTCGGGCCATGGTGGGTGGAACGGATTTCAGGAAATCCCAGTTTAACCGGGCAACACAGGCAAAAAGGCAGCCCGGTTCCGCTTTCAAGCCATTTATTTACGCCGCGGCAATCGACAAGGGATTCACACCGGTTTCCGTCATCATAGATTCTCCTATTGTGTTCGATGACCCGGTGCAGAAGGAAAAATGGAAGCCGATGAATTACGAAATGAAGTTTTTCGGCCCCACACTGTTCCGGGAAGCGCTGATTCATTCCCGCAACGTAGTGACTGTAAAACTGCTCCAGGCCGTTGGGGTGGACTATGTCATCAACTACGCCAAAAACATGGGGATCGAATCCGAATTGGGATCCAACCTTTCTCTCGGGCTGGGTTCTTCGGAGGTGACATTGTTGGAACTGGTGAAATCCTATGGGGTGTTCGCCAGCGGGGGCCTTCTCCTGAAACCCATGTTCATCGATAAGATCGTTAACCGGAAAGGGGAGACGGTCGAAAAGAACTTGCCTGAAAAAAGACGTGTGATCAGTGACGAGACCGCATTCATCATGACACACCTTATGACGGAAGTGGTGAAGTATGGAACGGGACGGAGCGTTCAGCCCCTGGAACGACCGGCTGCGGGAAAGACGGGCACCACGAACGATTTGAAGGATGCCTGGTTCATCGGGTATACCCCGGAACTGATCACGGGCGTGTGGGTCGGATTCGATCAATTTCAATCCATGGGCCGGTTTGAAACCGGGTCCAGGGCCGCCAGTCCCATATGGCTGGATTTTATGAAGGAAGCGCTCAAGAACCGGAGCGTAACTCCATTCAGTCCTCCGGGTGGCGTCACGTTTGCCAAAATCGATCCCGAATCAGGAAAACTGGCATCGGCCGACACCAGGAATCCGGTGTTCGAGTGCTTCAAAGTCGGGACCGAGCCTACGGAGCGGGCGGACAAGAAAGAGGAGAAGGACCTCTCGGTTGATTTCTTTAAAACCAATCTGTGAATTAAACCCACCGCATATCCGTTACTTGGTTGAATCCACGGCCGGGCCGGCCGTATGCTCCATCTCGGAACACGGGAGAACGTTTGATGATCCATCGAGAGCACGGTTTTCCCTTCCATGTTCTTAGGTCCTGTGTAGCAGCAGCCGTCTGCGTATTCGTGCTGACCACATGCGCGGGTCCGCCTAAGCGACCCACCACGCAGGCCGAATTCCTGAAGATCCTGGACGATGATTTGAACCTCCTCGAGGTGGATTTTGACTGGGGCAAGGACAACCTGCTCGAGCAACGTTTCGCGGAACGGTTCAAACGATCGCTAAAGGAAGAAGTTGTCCGCCGGAATCGTACCGCCAAAACTCCGCTCTCCATAACCAACCCCGCTTTCATAGAGGCTTTCGATCAGGCCATTTCGGATTTTGTCGCTGAAGGCCTTCTGGATCGAATTACACGGAGCGGCGATATTGACCTCCGGTCCGCTTTCTGGGACTTGGGCGAAGGCAACCGGCTTCACGCAGAGTTTCGTTTCGAAGAGCAGGAAGATTATCTATCTCGCATACTTCTGATTCACCGGCCGGATAAAGACTCCGCAAAGGTGAAGGTGACTCACCTCGAAAAGGGCTACATTGCCTATGAGCCTCCGGAATTTACGATTGGTTCCTTCAAGAAATTTCGTGTTCTCATAAACGACATGTTTTCCTATCTGAATGAATTGGAGACGATTCGGGTGCAGTTTACGGCTCCTGACGGCAGCGCTCAGACCCGGTACCGCTGTTTTTCATCCGAGAATCCTAAAGAAGCGGTATTTTATCGCTCTTACGCGCTGCCGGTAAGACAGATCGATGCGGACTTGAAAAAACTCGACAACTCTATTCAGGTCTCCGATCGAACCGTGTTTCGCAGCCTGGCTAGGGATGTGAGGCGACTTTACTACGAAGTCGGCCTGTTCAAGCCCGAAGCCTCGGAACGCGACCGTGTGGCGAGGTTCTTCGAAATCTTAGCCGATTCGAAGGAGGAAGAGTTCCTACGCGGCTTGAAACGCGTAGGCTTCCCCGGAGGCATCCGAGCCGAGGTGGACGAACAGGAATATAGCCGAACGCTGATTCGCCTGCACTTCGATGGGAGTCAACGCAGGCTGGTGTTTCTTACGCCTCAGACATTGGATCGAGTGTACGATTCGGGTTGGGTCGACGCCGGTATGGTGGCCCGCGCCGAGGAGGCGAGTTTCAATTTCGGGACCTGGCTTCCCGATCTTTGGCACGCACGAAATGAAAAATTATTCATGGAGGTATTTGCCATCAACAAGGCCAAAGCCCGCATAGCCGACGGCAAGACAGGGGACCGACCGGTATTCGATCACACCATTCGTGATATGAAGCGCATCGGGGCCTATTTCCAAGAACAAAAAGTGCGGATCGATTCCGTCGTGTTTCAACTCAAGATCGACGAGGCGGACATTTCCACTTTCCTGGCAAAATTGGACAAGGAATCGCCCGAAGAAGTACAAGCCCTGGTCCAGCCCGAACAGCCTCCCAAGCATCGACAGACCGAATGGCAACTGACCCGGTTCACCGAAAAAGGGATGACCTTCATTCGAGACGCTGATTTCGTGTATTACGTTGTGGAGGAATCGGACCTGAAAACGAAAGAACCGTTGAATGTCATTCGAGAAAAACTTCGCTCCCGTTTCCCTCAGACCTATACGTACAAGCTTGTCTTCAGCGGTTTTCAGGACAAGCACATTCAGGCGGGAATGCTGCTCCCGATCCCCAGCCATCCGGACAAACGCAAGTTGTCCAATCAGGAGCTCAAGGGAATGATTCTCGAAGCGTGTTCGGCCCACGACTACGACTACCCGGAGTTGGTCTTCGCTATCGTCTGGAACGAGTGCAGAGCCGGAAGGGATAACTTTTTTCGATTCGAACCGAATCGGCTTGACAAGGTGATGGAGTTGAGCGAACGGTTGTCGGGTTCGGAGCGTCAGCGTTTTGAAGAGATTTACGGTAAGTTCTCTTATCTTCTGGCCGGTTCGTGGGGACCGGGGCACATACTTTACGAGAATGCGTGGAGGCTGGGTTTCCGAGGGTCACCCGGCGAACTGGCCTTGCCGCATCTCAATATTCCCCTCATCGTTAAGTTTTTAAAAGCCAACGGGATCGATCGGAATTCGTCTCTGAGTGAAATCAGTCGAACGTATAACGGCCCTTTGTACGCCAGGAATAATTACGACAGCCGGTTGAAAAAGAACCTCGAGCGGGCGGAACAGGTATTTCAGATATGAAACGGATCAGCGGGGAACAGACCCATCGCTCGTGGACTGGATTGAGAAACCGGAGACGAGGCGTTGGCGCCGGTCCAGGGACGGGGGCCTTCAAGCCCCGAAGATGATCCCCGGGTATGATCGAAAACGCCCGGCTTGCGGATTTGAGTGATAGCTCGTCATTTCGAGCGGAATTCGGTTGCATCGAAAGTCGGGACGACCGTCCGGAACCCTCGAGCAAGGATCCCGGTTCGTCCTGTTCCGAGCCGGGTGTCCAACTATCCGTCACTGGTGGAAGGTTCTCACCCCATTTCAAAAGGAACGAGCCACGAGTTGAACAGGTGAAATCCATCAGCGTAAAAAGCATAAGTCTGAAATGGAAACTGATTTTCCCGTTTGTCGCTTTGTGCATCGTAGGTATCGGGATCACCGTTTATTTCAGTGTGGACTCTCTCCTTTCAACCATCACATCTCAGGAACGCCGCGTCCTGTTGGGACACTACAACAATCTGCTTATTCAGATGCAAGTCAGAAGCGAGATGATGGGGTCTCTCGCATCCAGTATTGCCAATGACCAGGAAGCGGCCAACATTTTCGCCGAAAGAGATCGCGACAAGCTCTACGACCTGATGCTTCCCCTCTATAAGAAACTGGAAAAAAGTTTCGGAGTCCACCAGGTTCATTTCCACGTTCCGATGGCCCGCTCATTCTTGAGGATGCACAGGCCCACTCAGTACGGGGATGATATGTCTCTGTACCGGGGCACCATTCTGGAAGCTTACAAGACAGGGCGAGTAGTTTGCGGACTGGAACACGGCGCGTTTGGGCTGGGGTTGCGCGGCGTGGCGCCGATCCGACGGAACGACGTCATCATTGGGACCGTAGAGGTCGGCTGGAACCTGGATGCACGGTTCCTGGGATTCCTGAAATCCGAGCTGGATGTGGACTTCAGTATCTACGAACTGCAGGAAAACGGCTTGTTCGGTGTCGTGGTCTCCACTTTGAATCGCGAGCTGCCTCTCCAGATCCGGACATTCGCGGAAGCCCTTGCATCACCCGTTCCCCTGATTCTGATCGAACCTCCGAGTGAGCCGAGCAAGTCCGTACTCCTTGGAACCCTGTCGGACTATTCGGGGCTTCCCATCCTGCTCGTAACCGTGGTCCTCGATCGCTCCGACATCAAGCGGGAAATGGGCTACACCCGGAACATGATGCTGGCCGTGGGGCTGATTACGATCTTGCTGGCCGCCGTGCTGGTGTATTGGATCGTCGGAGTCTTTCTGCGTCCGGTTCACGAGATGGTCCGTCTCGCCGGAGAGATCGCTTCCGGCAAGCGGCATAGGCGTTTGCCCGACCGTCCCCTGGATGAAATGGGTCTGCTGACCCAATCGCTCAATCAGATGTTGGACGCGATCAACAAATCGAGGGAACAGCTTGAACGATACGCGAAACACCTCAAGGGGACAGTTGAAGAACGAACCAGCGATCTGATCGCTTCAGAGGTGAAATATCGGACCCTGGTGGAAAACGTCCCGCTGGTCGTCTATCGGTTGGCGTCGGACGGCAGGCTGATATTCATCAACCAATATTTCGAGACTCTGCTGGACATACGCGTCGAGCAAGTGATCGGGCGTGAGCAATGGAGGAGGGACTTTGTCCTGCAGGATGATGCGAGCCGAATGGAGAAGGCTTTGCAAAATATGCTCGAAAAGGGGCTCCCCATGCGAGTGGACTACCGCTGCAAAAACACGGCGGGAGATCTGTTGTATATAGTGGACCAGGCGATTCCGGAAAAGGACGAGGAAGGAAACATCGTATTCATAGATGGGATCATGGTGGACGACACGGAACATCATGCCTTGCGGGAGAAGACACTTAAGGCGGAGGAGTTGAAAACGCTCCACGACGTTTCCATGCAATTGGCGCACGAGATTCGTAATCCTTTGACAACCGTGGGCGGATTTGCCCGCAGGTTGTTGAAAGCCGTCCCAAGAGAGGATTCAAATCGCTCTGCGCTCGAAATCATCGTTCAGGAAGTGGCCCGTCTCGAGTCTATTCTAAAGATGATCCTATCGTATATCGAGCCACTGGAACTGCACCCCCACCCCACGGATTTGAACCGCCTGGTTGCAGCAGTGCTCGAGAAGCAGGAAAGCGTAAGCCGCGATCGGGGTGTGTCCCTTAAAACGAACCTGGACCCTGAGTTGGAACCGGTGTCGGTGGACCCCGCGCTGATGACCGCGGCGCTCCACGCGCTGATCGGGAACGCGGTGATGCGTATGAATGGGGGCGGGACCCTGCTGGTCTCCACGCAGCATCTGCCGGAAACGTGCCACGTCTCTATAGAATACCCCATGGAGAGAGTGACACAGGAGGATATCGAACACTTCTTCTTTCCGTTTGTCGGGAAGGAGAGGGATTTTTACGATTTGGATCTTCCCAAGGCAAAGATGATCGTGTACAAACATGGAGGCTTGATCGAAGTGGCCGAGGACCACAATGGAAGCATCCTAATCACCATAGATCTTCCCAGGGCGTGATTGGACATGGGGAGTCGTCTAGGACAAAAGGAGTCGGAACGATGATCTGCGGGGACATCATAAGGAGTCACAGCGGATGGGAGAGACCGAAACGAGGCGCGAGCGTCCTGTTGCTTGCGCTCTTCCTGGCCTTCGCCGGCGGGGCGTTCTTGTTGGGTTGGGCGTCGAAAAGCGTTGCAGTCGAGACGCAGAAGGAAGCGGTGGAAGTTCAGAGCGAGGCCGGAGAAGCGCCAAACGATGCGGCCGAGGCGCAGGATGAAGCCGCGGAAACGTCCGCCCCCGCTGAAAAAGAGAAGAGCACGTTTGACTCCGTGAAAGGCGTTTTCTCGTCCTGGGGTCATAAGGCCGGCATAAAAAAGGACAAACTTTCCATCAAGTATGACATGCGCAAACTACGGGGTAAGATCGACAAGGATTATCAGGAGCTGGGCCGCGTGTTCTTCGCGCTCTACCGGGACGGGGCTAAGGATGTCCTGAACGATCCTAAACTGAAAGACCTCCTGGGATCCATCGTAGAAAAACAGGCGGAACTCGAGAAACTCGAAGCCCGGCTCGCGGAACTGAAAACGGAAGAAGGGGATGAAGAATCCGGGGAGGGGACGGAGGAGGTACAGGAAGACGCGGGCTCCGCTGTAGAGGAGAAGCCTTCCCAATAGGCTCCGTGGGGCGTTGTCGCTCTGTGGATGCGGATATGGGGTGTGCGCCGAGCACCAGAGTTTATGCCTCTGTAATTTTCGTATGTGAAGTTGCGTGATTCGACACTTGAGGCGGAGCCGCCTACTGCTTCGCGGGGCGCGGAGCAACAAGCGACTGTGGCCTAGCAGGTAGACAGACAGAAAAGAAAGAACTGCATCCGAATGTCAATCTGTCACGGATGTCCCTTAACTTTTTTCCTTCGTCCGACAATAACGAAAAATACCGTACCCAGCAACATCACCAGGGCGCCGAGTTGGAACGCCCGCTCGAAGGGAACCCGGTCCAACATGTAACCGGCGACGAGCGGTCCGAAGAACATGCCCGCGCTGTGGGCCATGGCCAGAAGGCCCATGAGGGCTCCCATGGCCTGGGTGCCTCTCCCGGCGATCACGGCCGCGGCCATGATGGCGGGTAACGATATTCCGCCGGCCAGTCCGAACAAACCATTGGCTGCCATTAGAGACCCGAAAGAGGCGCTGACGGAGAGCCACAGCAAAGCAAACACGGACAGAAAACCTCCAAGAACAATCAGAAGCGCCTTGGAGACACGATCGGCCAGGGCTCCCATGGGGATCATCAAAGCGCCCGATACGGCCACGTTCAGACTTACGATCAGGCCTATGGAAGAACCGCTGAGCCGTCCCTGGTCAATGGCCCATATGGGCAGAAAGGCCCATACGATACCCACGCACGTGGTAAAGGAGAAACGGAACAGGGTCAGAGCCACTACAGTGGGATTTTTCATGAAATCCCTGTACGTCGTCCTCTTGGAGGACGTTGCCTCCTGTGGTTTTGCGGGTTCCTTGGGAAGGAGAACCAGGCACAGAAAGCTTCCGATCAACGTAAGTATTCCCATGCTTAGAAAGGAGGCCCGGATGCCGAACAGGTCCATTACGATCCCGCCGAAGAGGGGGCCGGCGGCCAGCCCGGCGAACAGGGACAGGTTGAAGAGGCCCATGACGCGGCCTTCTTTGCTTTCCGGGGAAAGCTCCCCTATGTAGGCCTGCGCCACGGGAAGAATCATGGCGGAAGCAAACCCCTGTCCCAGTCGGATCCACACCAGGGAGACCACTTCCGTGGTGAAGGCGAACAGAAGAGAGACCACAAAATAGAGAAAAAGGCCTGTTACAAGAAAGCCTCTTTTCCCGTATCGGTCCGACAAGGATCCGAAAACGGGCAGAAACAGGGTCCGGGTCACCGAAAAGGAACCGAATATAAGGCCGATCAGAAAGGCGCTTGCACCGAGGTCCCGTGCATATACGGGCAGTAAGGGAGCGATAATTCCAACGCCCAGGGTGACAAGAAAGATCGCCAGAAACAGGACAACAAAGATTTTACGGCGCGTGTGTTGCGGGATCGGGTTCAAATCATCCGCACCCGATTTCGCCGTGGAGGGCCTGGGCCATGGAATACGTGATATCGGCCGGAACCGGTCGGCCGGCACCGGCTATCAGGTCACGCGAGAGGATAAACAGTTTATTCTGGATGCCGTCCAGATTCACCGTAGGGTAGGCCACACCCGGCTCGAATCCCGACTTGCCACAGGTGACCCCTTTCCCGTGGACCACAGTGGGAATACCGTACACGCGGCAGGTGACGGGGCGGTGCTCATGTAACAGGCATCGATGTTCGTGGTGCAACGGACACTCCACCCGGGCCCGGGCGATTTCCAGACACAGCTCGCTTTTTGAAATAGGTCTTTCGCGAGTCTTCAGATACAGGGTGCGGAGTTGCTCCTGGGATCTGTCCGCCTTTCGGAGCGCCTTCCTTCGTTCCGTCCGCGGCGCCTCCGACTGAAAAGCGAAGTGCACATAGGCCGCTTCGACGAGTGTCAGCTCGAATACCGCATTGCAACAGTCGTCACATCCCAGACGACATCGGACGAGGTCGGCGTGCCGGGAACGGACGGTTTCGAAAAGCCGATCCACCTCGGTCCGTAGTGTTACATAAGGTTCGAAATCCAGGTTTGGGTCCAACAGGTCTTTTCCAGTCCCTTGTTTGTGATGAAACCAGCGTAATTCCATTGTGTCGAGGGAAACGAGCGGCCCTCCTCCCTCGGACTCGCTTCACGCCTCTGGATCGTAGCCGCAGCGACCCGCTGGAGCGGTTTCGGCGTTGACCTTCAGACGATTGGCGCCGAAGCAAGGTTTCTCGAACTTGGTGCATCGGCAAGGGCTGAGTCCAGGATGGGCCTTTCTCGCTTACCGAGATGCATCACCCTCGACGCATCCGCTTAAAAATAGGACAAAAACTCGGTCAAGTCAAATGACCGTTTCCCTTTATTGATTGATCGTTTGCACGAGTTATGATATAAGTACAGATCATAATTAATAATATAGGATCCGGATCATGGTAAGCGTTTAAACTTGACAAAAATGTCCGCCATAGCGCCGATCAGTCCTCCTTCTCTCGCATTCCTCTCGTCTCTCATTCCTCCGGCAGTCCCACATGGATTGAATCATGGACACACATGACGGCGCCCGGCTATGGGGGAGGGTCGCTTCGACCCTAAAGAAATGGGTAAAATGGACGATACCAATGCCGTGTGTGCGTCTGCAATTCAATATAAGTCAATCTCTGTATCCTGTGAAACGGCCTCCGTCTTTCCCGGCGTTCACGGCCGTGCATTGGTTCCCTCCTCGGTGAGCGAGGCTTGAGGAACCGCTCGATGAGGGCGCTTAAACCTGAACCTTTGATTACACATGTTCAGACGGCGTCAGAAAACCATGACGCCGGGTTGGGTGATAAACAGACCGAGATTGGAAAAATTTCAAACAAACCCGGTCGATTTTGAAGCTGTAGCAGATGCAGGTCGCTTTCTGAGAGTTCGAAGCGGAGAAAATCATGTTCCATAGAAGAGTGTTTGCCGGGATTGTGTTGGCCGCATGCTTTGTCGCATGCGGTTGCGTATTGATTCCTGCCACGGACGCTTTTTGTCAGGATTCGACGGTGCGCAGTGCGATAGAGGTCCTGTTGCAAAGTGAAAAGCTGATCGCGCCCGAGGCGATTACGGCTCCCTTTCTCGCGGGAAAGACAAAAGCCCGTGTTATCGTAACCCTGCGGGAGCCTGCCGGTTTTCGGCGCAGTCAAGACCTCCGTCGCGAGGAAGAGCGAACGAAGCTTTCGGGGGCGGTTCGTGATGTCCAGAATCGATTCCTGCCGGGGCTGAACACCAAAGAAGTACATTTGACCAATCGCTTTACGTACCTTTTCGGATTCTCTGCGGAACTGAGCCTTGACGGGCTCCGCCAACTGGAAGCCGCGCCAGAGGTGGTTTCCATTGAAGAGGATGCAATCCTCCATGCCCATCTCGGTCAGGGCATTCCCCTGATGAACGCTATCACTGCCCGAAGCACCTACAATGGGTCCGGTGTAGCCATAGCCATCTGCGACACGGGAATCGACTACCGGCATCCCCGCTTGGGCGGAGGTGGTTTCCCGAACAGCAAGGTCATTGGAGGGTATGATTGCGGCGATGATGACAGCAACCCCATGGACGCCCAGGGACACGGCACGGCCTGCGCGGGAATCGCCGCCGGGGATTTGGGAACGTCCGGAGATTATATAGGCGGAGTGGCGCATAACGCCAAGTTGTATGCGGTAAAAATCGCATTTGGGACCAGTGGCACTGCTTTTACCTCCGATATGATCGAGGGATGGGAATGGTGCATTACCCATCAAAACGATGATCCCAATAATCCCATCATGATCATCAGCACCAGTTTCGGCGGCTCCAAGTATAGCGGATACTGCGACGGTGATTCTCCGGGAATGACAACCGCCGCGGCCAACGCGACGGCCGCCGGCATTACAATCTTTGTTTCATCCGGCAACGACGGTTATTGCGGGGCCATGGGGTGGCCCGCGTGCATTTCACACGTCATATCGGTGGGCGCCGTGTACGACGCCG encodes:
- a CDS encoding DUF370 domain-containing protein, which translates into the protein MKNPLLNLEPGNYVVSGRVIKIVPITDGRPSIARKMRAQAKREGKLLNTGQGKASQSILIMNSGHVILTGKSPEPLTQSLAPDSANR
- a CDS encoding PBP1A family penicillin-binding protein, encoding MQGNGPKEGPKTVQGIKKRRASGRWGWRLLYIFLTVLVLCAGTLTMGYFYFTHDLPKLFTVEDYNPPVISRVYDVNQRLVGEFYREMRDLAPLSKMPDLLIKAFVAAEDDRFFQHPGIDLTGILRAVIKNIVAGRKIQGGSTITQQVTRSLLLSPEKSYTRKIKELILAYRIENRLSKEDILYIYLNQIYLGHGAYGVEAASHVYFGKSVGDLNLAECALLAGLPRAPNRYSPIRDPEKAGERQAYVLRRMVEEGYITQAQADAAKAGPLRPAANGEAPFDQAPYFTEYVRRHLEEVYGATQLFEGGLRVYTTLDLRLQEVAQEAIQRGVDALDKRIGYRGPIESVAKNRRDEFCSELLKQDLKEGEIVHGLVTGVDDKNQRVTVCLGQATGIIEMERMKWARKPNPEIASDYAAIKKPSQALKSGDHILVKVLAIPDKETPAQQGAAPKPLILALEQEPEPQAALLCMDGYTGEIRAMVGGTDFRKSQFNRATQAKRQPGSAFKPFIYAAAIDKGFTPVSVIIDSPIVFDDPVQKEKWKPMNYEMKFFGPTLFREALIHSRNVVTVKLLQAVGVDYVINYAKNMGIESELGSNLSLGLGSSEVTLLELVKSYGVFASGGLLLKPMFIDKIVNRKGETVEKNLPEKRRVISDETAFIMTHLMTEVVKYGTGRSVQPLERPAAGKTGTTNDLKDAWFIGYTPELITGVWVGFDQFQSMGRFETGSRAASPIWLDFMKEALKNRSVTPFSPPGGVTFAKIDPESGKLASADTRNPVFECFKVGTEPTERADKKEEKDLSVDFFKTNL
- a CDS encoding PAS domain-containing protein, with the translated sequence MKSISVKSISLKWKLIFPFVALCIVGIGITVYFSVDSLLSTITSQERRVLLGHYNNLLIQMQVRSEMMGSLASSIANDQEAANIFAERDRDKLYDLMLPLYKKLEKSFGVHQVHFHVPMARSFLRMHRPTQYGDDMSLYRGTILEAYKTGRVVCGLEHGAFGLGLRGVAPIRRNDVIIGTVEVGWNLDARFLGFLKSELDVDFSIYELQENGLFGVVVSTLNRELPLQIRTFAEALASPVPLILIEPPSEPSKSVLLGTLSDYSGLPILLVTVVLDRSDIKREMGYTRNMMLAVGLITILLAAVLVYWIVGVFLRPVHEMVRLAGEIASGKRHRRLPDRPLDEMGLLTQSLNQMLDAINKSREQLERYAKHLKGTVEERTSDLIASEVKYRTLVENVPLVVYRLASDGRLIFINQYFETLLDIRVEQVIGREQWRRDFVLQDDASRMEKALQNMLEKGLPMRVDYRCKNTAGDLLYIVDQAIPEKDEEGNIVFIDGIMVDDTEHHALREKTLKAEELKTLHDVSMQLAHEIRNPLTTVGGFARRLLKAVPREDSNRSALEIIVQEVARLESILKMILSYIEPLELHPHPTDLNRLVAAVLEKQESVSRDRGVSLKTNLDPELEPVSVDPALMTAALHALIGNAVMRMNGGGTLLVSTQHLPETCHVSIEYPMERVTQEDIEHFFFPFVGKERDFYDLDLPKAKMIVYKHGGLIEVAEDHNGSILITIDLPRA
- a CDS encoding MFS transporter; this translates as MPQHTRRKIFVVLFLAIFLVTLGVGIIAPLLPVYARDLGASAFLIGLIFGSFSVTRTLFLPVFGSLSDRYGKRGFLVTGLFLYFVVSLLFAFTTEVVSLVWIRLGQGFASAMILPVAQAYIGELSPESKEGRVMGLFNLSLFAGLAAGPLFGGIVMDLFGIRASFLSMGILTLIGSFLCLVLLPKEPAKPQEATSSKRTTYRDFMKNPTVVALTLFRFSFTTCVGIVWAFLPIWAIDQGRLSGSSIGLIVSLNVAVSGALMIPMGALADRVSKALLIVLGGFLSVFALLWLSVSASFGSLMAANGLFGLAGGISLPAIMAAAVIAGRGTQAMGALMGLLAMAHSAGMFFGPLVAGYMLDRVPFERAFQLGALVMLLGTVFFVIVGRRKKVKGHP
- a CDS encoding YkgJ family cysteine cluster protein translates to MDPNLDFEPYVTLRTEVDRLFETVRSRHADLVRCRLGCDDCCNAVFELTLVEAAYVHFAFQSEAPRTERRKALRKADRSQEQLRTLYLKTRERPISKSELCLEIARARVECPLHHEHRCLLHEHRPVTCRVYGIPTVVHGKGVTCGKSGFEPGVAYPTVNLDGIQNKLFILSRDLIAGAGRPVPADITYSMAQALHGEIGCG